DNA from Luteolibacter yonseiensis:
TGATGGATTTCTCGCCACCGAGGATGATTCGTTGGAATGGTTGTTTCCGCTGGGGAACATCAATGATTCCAGCTATCCCGAATTCATTGGAGAAGTGGGGGCGTTGGCGATGGGTTCCTCCACTTATGAGTGGATGCTGCGCCATGCCGAGCAGGTCACGGCGGAAACAGGATCTCCCTGGCCCTACAGCCAACCGGTGTGGGTGTTCACAAGCCGCCCGCTTTCTCCGGTCGAAGGAGCGGACATCCGTTTTGTGAAAGGAGATGTGAGGCTGGTTTATTCACAAATGCGGGAGGCCGCGGCTGGGAAAAACATCTGGGTCGTGGGAGGTGGGGATCTGGCCGGGCAATTTCACGATGCGGGCCTGCTGGATGAAATCATTGTCCAAGTGGGTTCGGCGACTTTGGGCAAGGGAAAGCCCTTGTTTCCCCGCCGGGTGCTGAGTCCCGTGCTGCGACTGGTATCGGTGCGCCAGATGGGAAGCGGGATGGCGGAACTACGCTATGAGGTGGCGGGAAAAACGGGAGAGGATGATACGCTCACAACGCCATGACGATCCGACGCTACCTGCTTGGGGACGAGCATGACGTGTGGGATGTCTATTTCCGGGCGACTCACGAATCGAATTCCCGCGACTGCCATCAGGACCTGCTTCACCGGTGGGCTCCTGCCGATCAGGACATGGGGGAGTGGCGCGAGCGCTGCATCCTGAAAAGTCCGTTCCTCGCGATGGTGGACGACCGTATCGTGGGATTGGCGGAACTGGAGAAAGATGGGTTCGTGGATTATTTTTATGTGAGCCCTGATTTCCAAGGACAGGGGATCGGTTCCGGATTGCTTGTCAGGCTGGAAGAAGAGGCTCGGGGAATGGGATTGCCGCGACTCACCGCGGAGGTGAGCCTGACGGCGAAGGACTTTTTCGAGTCGAGGGGTTTCGTGGTTACGGAAGCGAGAATGAACCTGATCATCGGGCACCCTGCTCCGAATTTCGCGATGACAAAGGAGCTTTGAACTCCTTGGAGTTTTTCTCCCCGTGACGGCCGGGTGGTGAACGATTTGCGGTTTTTCCGTCCCTCCGGCGCACATTTCAGCATTGCCACGGAAGGGGTTCGGGAGACGATGGCGGCGCATGGCGTATTTGGCTGACAGAGCTTATGAGATGATCTCCTCCGCACACGGGCGGGGCAGGCTGGCGCACGCGTTCCTCATCAGCGGGGCGCATGGCAGCGGAAAGGAAAATTTGGCAGCCCGCCTGATCCAACTGGTGAACGGGGGGGGCGAGTCGGGAGGCATCGACCTTTTCGGCGAGCCGGTGGTTGTGGAGACTCCTCCGCTGGACGAGCTGGAGAGCGGCTGGGTGCGCATCGTGCGGCCCCGCATGAAATCCAGGCGCATCGGTGTGGATGAGATCCGGGATCTGGAACAAACGCTGCATCTCGCCGCGCCGGGGGGGGCTTTCAAGGTGGGGGTCATCACCGAGGCGGACCGCATGAACGACCAGGCGGCGAACGCATTTTTGAAAACACTGGAAGAACCGCCGCAGAATACGCTGCTGCTCCTGCTGACGGCGAATCCACAGCGGCTGCTGCCGACGATCCTTTCCCGTTGCGTGCGGCTGCCGTTGCTCGGCGGACGGGCGTTGCTGGCGGACGGCGGTGCGGAGCTTGTCGCCGCCCTGAACGCCGCGGCGTCGCGGGGCTTCGGCACGCCGGTGGCGGCGCTGCACCTGAAGGCGGTTTTCGCTTCGTTCTTGTCGGACTTCCGCGAGCAGGCGGACGCCGCGGCGAAGGCGGCGGAGAAAGAAGAGGTCTCCGCGTATCGCGATGGCACGGACGGCAGGTGGTTGAAGGAGCGGGAGGATTTTCACAAGGCCGCCGCGGAGGCGGAATATCTGGACGGGCGGAACCGCCTCTTCGACGTGCTGATGGCCTGGATGGCGGATCTCCTGCGGATGAAGGTGGATGCCGGGGGACTGGATTTCCCCGAGTCGGCACCCGCCTTGCGCGGCATCGCCGGATCGGAGACGGAGGCACGCCTGCTCCAGCGGATGGAGGCGCTGGATTCCCTGCGGCGGACCCTTGAGACAAACGCCTTCGAGCCGCTGGCGATCGAGGTGGGGTTCCTGAAGGCCTTCGGCTAGCCTCCCCGGTCTCACCGCGCCATCACCACCCGCCACGTGGCCAGCAGCGTGAGCGCGCCGCCCGCCATCTGGATGGCATGGAACCGCTCGCCGAAGATGAGGAAGCTTCCCACCGCCGTCGTCAGTGGCAGCAGCATCTGCAACGATGATCCCCGGGATACCGACATGAACTGATAGGCCCGTGTCATGATGAGCTGGGCGAAGGTGACGATGACCGCCCCTGCCGCCAGTCCCACCCAGGCCGCCGCGGGCAGGACGGGGAGCTTCACCACGGCGGGTGCGGCGATGGCGATGCTGTAAACGGCCTGCGAGGCATAGATCGTCGCCGGGTGCTCCTCATGGCGCAGCCGCCGGATGATCACGATGACCCACCCGGAGCCGACCGCTCCCGCCAGCGCCAGCCAATCGTATGGCGCGGGAGCGCCCAGGCGGCCGTTGTCACTCAGGAAAACGACCAGTCCGCAGAAGCCGACGAGCATCCATGCCATCGCGGCGCGGTTGAGATGTTCCTTCAGCCAGACCGCGGCGATGATGCTGGCGAAGATCGGGTAGGTGAGATTGATGATGACGGCCCTTCCCGCTCCCAGCTTGATGACGGTGATATAGAACGCGACCGTGCTGAGCGCGCCGACGATGCCCCGCGTGACGATGAGCCTGCCCTTGAACAGCCGCATCGGATTCAACCCGCGGCCGAATCCGAAAAGAGCGAACACCACCGCGATGCCCACCGTGCCACGGAACAGCATGGCCACCCAGCCGTCCGCCCCGGGGAAGTGGAGGGCGACGGCGCGGATCGTCAGGGTGTTCGTCGCGAAAAGGACGACGGACGCGAGCATCCATGAGATGCTGCGGCGGTCGAAGGAGTCATCGTTTTTCAAGTGCATGTCGGTGTCCGGTGGAAACCGGAACATCCGGGCGACAGGCGGGACTCGGATCGATTCCCCGGAACCTGCCGCGTGGCGGGCGTTCCGGAGAGGGTGCGGTGTTTTTCCGCTCAGTCTCCATGCGCCTGCACCTGCCGCCAAATCATGGCGGCGGGGGCTTTAACTCGGAGACTGGCGAGGGAAATCATCGGGCGGAGGATGTGGCAGGGATTCAAACCGACGTCAATCCCGCAACCGGAAATCAGACGGTTTCCTCAGGCGCACTTCGGACACACGCCGAAGAATTCCAACTCGTGGTAGAGATTCCGGAAACCGGTTTTCTCGCGGATCTCATCCTCCAACTGGTGCACGGGGCAGGGGGCCTTGATCGGCTCGATGCTGCCGCAACTCGTGCAAATCAGGTAGTCGCTGTGTTTTCCCGGAACAAGCAGGGTGAAGTAGGCCGCCCGCTCGTGGAGGCCCAGGCGGCGGACCACGCTGTGCTCGGCGAGCCGCTGCAGCAGGCGGAAAACGGTGGCCTTGTCGCATTGCTCGGTGAGGCGCTTGGAGGTTGCAAGTTCGGTGAGCGTCATCGGCCGCGCGCTTTCCAGCAACGTGCTGATGAGTTCCTCCAGCGCCTTGGTGCGGCGGAGTCCCGCCTGGCGGCAGCGCTCGATGGTTTCCTTGACGACGGGATTCATGACTGGCGGGAACGTAACAGCGGATGATCCCAAAACAAGCACTTGTCCGATACATGAAATAGAGGGGCCGCAACGGATGGGAGGAAATGGTGAACGGCACCGCTACCGTGGAAACCCCGCAACTCCGCGCGCCGGGAAGAGCTTGGGGGGAACGGACTGAGACAATTGGAAGGCCGCACAGGGAAATCAGCGGGAATTTTCGAAAATTCCCGTGGTTGTCACCTGCTAAATTTTTCCGTCGACCGGGGATTTCCTGCTTGTCAGGGCGGCGGAGGACAGTCTGCCCAAAAACTACCCATTTAGAGAGTAGCTACAATGCCCATCCATTGGGTAGGTTGTAAAGTCCATTCCTTGAATGACCCTCCACAAGGAAAGCCCCAAAAAAACCCATATTCATGAAACCCAATCGTTCAAATCCATTGCATCTCCGTATCCTCGCCGCAGGCTTCACCTCGCTCATCGTGCTGAGCGGAAGCGCCCCAGCCGCGGATGTTTTCAAGGCCAACAATCCCCTCAACCTCAACCAGACTTCGAGCTGGGTGAGCGGATCCCTTCCAACCGCGGCGGACGTCGCCGTGTGGGACAACACGGTGACGGGAGCGATGAATCCCGGGTTGGGCGCGGATGCTTCCTGGCTCGGCATCAAGGTTCTCAACCCGACGGGACTTGTCAGCATCGGCACCGGTACGAGCGCGCTCACCCTGGGTGCCTCGGGCATCAACATGGCCGCCGCCACCGAAAATCTGGTTCTTGCTCCCGGGACTCTGAACCTTACGACGAACCAGACTTGGAACGTGGCGGCCGGCCGTGAGATCCGTCTGGCCGGCATCTCGCCCGGACTCGCCAATTCCAATGTGGATGGCACGGGAGTCGTCACGGTGCAGGGGGGTGGAACTGTGGACGCCAACCAGGGAACGGCCGCAGGAACGGGGCTGGCCGGATTCAGTGGCAAATGGATCATCGAGAACAACACCACCCTTCGCGGCACGGGAACCGGAGCCTTGGCATGGGGGACGAGCACCGCGGCGGACACCATCACCCTCAAGGGAGGGACGCTGGCGGTGGGCGGTCTTTCGGGAACCGACGCGAGTTACACCTGGCCGCAACCGATCTCGCTCGCGGATGCCACCACTTCAAGAATCAGTGGCCAGAATACCGCGGTTGGCGCCACCGCGCGTGAATTGATCCTGACAGGCGCCATCACAGGCACCGGCAATCTGAACTTTGGCAAAACACAAACCGGCGGCCAGGTTTTCGTCCTCAACAATCTCTCCAACACCGCAGGGGTGAGGAACAACGTGATGGGCACGGGAACCATCACCGTAACAGGTGTGACGCTTCAGCCGCGGGCGGCTGGAACCAACAACGTCATCATCCACAACAACAACATCAAGCTCGTCGGAGGCACGTTGATCAGTGACGATGCGCAACAAACCTTCGCCGGCACGATCACGCTCGAAGGTGTGAACAACGTACAGGCGCGTTGGAATGACAAGCCCGTTACCTTCACCGGAGCGCTTGTGGATGGAACCGCCCCCGGCAGCCTGACTTTACTCGGCGGCATCACCAAGCTTCATGGGGTCAATTCCTACACCGGATGGACCACCCAGGACGGCGGGCAGCTGAGCGTCACTCCCGACACGGTTGGCGCGACTTCGTCAATCGCCTCCCTCCGCACCCGGAGCGATGTATTGTTGGGAAACAACGTTCTTTTCAACATCACCTCGGGGACCTTGTTGCAGCGCATGACCAACGGTTTCTGGATCAAGGCGTCCGGAACCGGCGCGGTCGGCCGGCTCACCTCGAGCTCCGGCACCTTGAACCTTTCCTCGGTGGACGCCAACTGGGTCACCACCACCGGCATCCTCACCGGTGCGGACCACCAGATCCAGACTCCCATTGTTGATTTCAACGGCAGCACCCCTCTGTTGCTGACGAAAAGCGGTGTGAACAATGTCGCGCTCACCACGGCCAACACCCACACCGGTGGCACGACCGTCAACGCGGGACGGGTCCAGGCGAACAACGCGGCAAGCTTCGGCACGGGCACCGTCACCGTCGCGTCGGGCGGGCAGGCGTGGCTCAACGCCATCGGCGGAACCTACACCAACAATTTCACGATCACCGGCGCGGGTCCTACGGAAACCCTCACCACCCCGGTGGCCGGCGATACCAACTATGGAGCCATCCGTTTCAACAACAACACCATCAGCGGAAACGTCACCGTCGGCACGGGAGGCGCCCGCATCACCGGGGTGAGCGCGGGAGGCACCATCACCGGAACATTGACCGGATCGGAGCCCTTGGAAATCAACAGCACGGATGCCGCCGCGGCGAATGCGAACGGAACGGTGACGTTGGCGGGCAATGCCTCCGGCTACACCGGCACCGTCACCGTGAGCAGGGGCGGACTCACCATCGGGGGAGCCTTCGGCGGTTCCGTCGTGAAAAACAGCGGCACCACCCTGACGGTGAACGGAACCCATGCGGGAGCCCACACCCACACCACCGGCATCCTCCAGGGAACCGGCACATTCTCCACCGGCCTGACCCTGAATGGCGCGACGCCTGCGGACGTGCTCAACATCGTCCCCGGTGCGCTCCATGTCACAGGCGGACTCACCCTGTCCGGCACCACCACCGTCCGGGCCAGCGGCTTGGGAGGAAACATCCCTGTCATCCATTATACCGGAGCCCTCACCGGAACCTCCGCGAACCTCTTCCTTGAAAACGCCGCCAGTTTCCGTCCGGGAACGCAGTTCAACACCAGCGTTCCGGGAATCATCACCCTCGATGTCGTGGGTGTCCCGATCACCTGGACCGGCTCCATCAACCGCGATTGGAACACCACGGTCTCCAACTGGGACAAGAGCGGCAGCCCGGACAAATATTTCCAATCCGACATCGTCACCTTCAACGATGCTGGATCCGGCACGATCAACATCATCGGCAACATCGCCCCGCGCTCGATCACGATCAACAACACCGGCAGCAACCACTATACCTTCAGCGGCGATGCGAACAACCTCATCAGCGGAACCACCGGCATCACCAAGACCGGAGATGCGAATCTGACGCTGACCAGCAGCAACAGCTTCCTGGGAGCGGTTTCCCTCGGCAGCGGGACCGACAGCGGCGGGCTCAGCACCTTCGCCGCCCGGCAGGTGTACTCCGGCGGCACCACCATCAGTGGAAATGGCACGGTACTCGATCTCACCGCGGGCGGGGGAGCGGGCGGAGTCATCCGTGGAACGGTGAACATCACCAATGGCGGTATCCTTCGCCTGACCACCGGTGACGCCACCGGCTACAGCGGAGGCTCGGACAGCATCACCGTGATGAACATCAGCAACGGTGGCGCCCTGGAAATCAACAACGGGGCCAACAACCAGACCTTCGGGAACATGGCCATCACCATGAAGGGTGGCAACATCACCAAGGGAGAGGGGGCCGCCGCCTACAACGGCAGCTTCGACATGTTCAACGGCAGCGCCTCGATCACCACCCTCGCATCGCCGGACACGTCCATCATCGAGTCGGGGGTGAACATTGGTCTCCGCCAGCCCAACACGGTCATCACCACGGCCGCGGGGACGACCTCCACCGGCATCGATCTCCAGATCAACGGCAGCATCAACAATTCCCCCATCAGCTTCGCCAATCCGAATCTCACGAAGGAAGGTCCGGGGACGCTTTGCCTGAACAACTACGCGGTCTCCGGAATCGGAAACTCCACGGTTTACACCGGCACCACGACCATCAACGCCGGCACCCTTATGGTTGGCGACGGCGGAACCAACGGCATCATCGGCACGGGACCGATCGTCGACAACGGCACGCTCGCATTCAACCGCTCCGATGATCTCGCTCCGGCCAACGTCATCACCGGCACAGGCGCGCTGGTCCAGCAGGGCACCGGGGTGCTCACCCTCACCGGCGGAGGCACCCGCTCGGGTGACACCGTCGTGAATGCGGGTCGCCTCAACATCGGTGCCACACCGTTCACCGCGTCCACCTTCCGGGTGAACGCGGGGGGCACCCTGGGCACGAACGTCGCTCCCGCGAACAGCACAGGCACCATCGCCGGGCTCAGCTTCAACGGCGGAACCGCATCCCTGCGGGTGAATTCCACAACTTCCGACAAGCTGGCGGTCACCGCGACGAACGGCTTCAGCGTCGCCTCCCCGTCATCGATCTCGCTCATTCCCTCGGGCAATCTCCAGTTGAACGACGTCATTCCACTGATCGACTACGAAGGCGCGATCGGCGGAGCGAGCGGTTTCGCCGGGCTTTCCATCGTGGCCAGTGGAAATCCCCACCTTGCCTTCACCCTTCAGAACAACCTTGTGGATACCCGCGTGGAAGCGAAGGTCACCGCCGCGGACACGCTCGTCTGGGCCGGGAATGTGGACGGTTTTTGGGATGAGGAAGCCACCCCGAACTGGAAGACCTCCTCGAACGGATCGTCCAGCAAGTTCTACGACTTCGACAGGGTGAGGTTCACCGATGCCGCGGGTGCCGCCAACACCACGGTGACCCTGGCCGGAGAGATCATCCCGAACACCGTCGAGTTCGACTCGACATTCGACTACCTGCTGGAAGGGGAGGGCATCCATGGCGTCGCCACGTTGGTGAAAAACAACACCGGCAAGACGACGTTGAACAATCCCAACACCTATACCGGACCCACGACCATCAACGCGGGCACGCTGGAGCTGGGTGACCAGGGCGACCTGGGAGCCACCGCCATCACCAACAATTCGATCCTGGTTTACAACCGCACGGATGCCCCGGTTTTCGACCAGGTCATCTCCGGCACCGGCCAGCTCGTGAAGCGCGGGACCGGCAGCGTCACCCTGGATGGTGCAAGCACTTTCTCCGGCCCGGTTCTGGTGGAAGAGGGAACGCTCATTGTCGGAAACGGCACACCGCTCGGCGGTGTCGCGAGCGGTGTCACCGTGGCAAATGGCGCCGAGCTCAACATCAACGGCAAGACCCTGCCCGTGGGGGAAACGGTCTCCTTCGCCGGCATCGGGACTGCCGGTGGAAACGGATTCTCCCTCAAGGGAGGCGGCCTCATCCAAGGAACTGTGAACCTGTCGGGTGACGCCACGGTCGGCGATCTCGGAACCGGCACGCTCAATTTCGGAACGGGTGGCGCGCCCGTGAACATCACCGGTGCGCACACCCTGACCAAGGCGGGTGCCGACAAGGTCTGGTACCGGGCTCCGGAAAACGGTGCCGGAAACACGCTTGGAGCGCTGGTCATCAACGGCGGGACCTTCGGCATCGAGGCGAATGACAACGGACTCAACGGGGTGCCTGTCACGGTGAACGCGGGTGGCATCTTCGCCGCATGGGCCAAGGCGGACGGTCTCACTCCGTCCTCCCAGAACAACGCGATCACGCTGAATGGCGGTGCCGTCGGTGCGGATTTCAGCGGTGTGACGTGGACGGGGCCGGTCACCCTCACCGCGGACAGCGGTCTTGGAGCCGCGGGCTCCGGCATGAACTTCACCATCTCCGGTGTCATCTCGCAGACCGGCGGCTCGTTCGGCCTTACCAAGACCGAAACCAGCACGGCCACCCTGACCGCCATCAACACCTACACCGGAAACACCACCGTCAATGCCGGAGGCATCAACCTCGCCGACAATGCCGGACTCAAATTCGTCATCGGAGCGAATGGCGTGAACAACAAGATCACCGGAGCGGGGACCGCCATCATCGACGGGGACTTCACGCTTGATCTCACCGGGGCCGCCACCGCGAACGGAAACAGCTGGACCCTGGTGGACACCGCCACCAAGACCTTCGGTTCCACATTCACCATTCAGGGACTCACAGAAAGCGGCGACGTCCATACGGGTGTCATCGGAGGCAATGTCTGGACCTTCACGGAGGCCACGGGTGTGCTTTCGGTGGCGACATCCTCGGGTGGCTACAATTCATGGGTTGCCAACTACCCGACGCTGCCCGTCAACCAACGCGGACCCAACGCCGATTACGATGCGGACGGACTGAGCAATCTGCTTGAATACACCCTCGGTGGCAGTCCGGTGCTCGTGGATGCCGCATCCATCGCTCCGACGGGAACCCGCAGTGGCTCGAGTTTTGTCGTCACCTTCAAACGTAGCGACGCTTCCGAGGCGGACACCACCCAGACCGTACAATACGGAAGCGATCTCGCGGGCTGGACGAATGTTCCGATCGGCGCATCACCGGGAGCGGGCATGGTGGTGATCACCGAAAACGCCCCGACCGCCGAATTGGATACCGTCACCGTCACCATCCCGACATCCGGCAACACCAAGTTCTTCGCCCGCCTCCGGGTGACGCAACCCTGAGAACACTCCCCTCCCCGGAATCATCCCCTCCGGAGTATCCTCCGGGGGGGGATGACACTTCAGGTGGAGTCCGCCGGCTTATTTCAATTCACATCCTTCCTTGCGGAGGATGTGAATTGCCGCATTCGGGGTGGAATTCTCAACCCGTGGTTCTCAGGCCGGAAGCGATCGCATTGATGGACAGCAGCAGCTTCGGCAGCAGAGCGTCCGCCTCGGTGGAATTTTCCGCCGCCACATGACCGCGCCACTCGCGCAGAAGCGCGATCTGCTGCTGGTGGAGCACGCGCAGCGGGGCTTCGCGGATGTCCAGGGTCTTCGCCATCCGGGGACGGCGTGTTTTCATGTCCCCATCGAAAAGCTCCGCCAGCAGGGTCTTTGTTTTTTCAAACTCGGTGAGGATCATTCCCAGGAACCTGTCCCGGAGCTCCACATCTTCCACGAGGCCGGCATAGTCGCTCATGAGTTCCAGATTCGCCGACGCGAGGTTCGTTTCCACGTTGGTCAGCACATAACTCATGAAGGTGGAATGTGGCAGGGCCTCCTTGAATTTCGCGAAGTCCCCGGGCGATTCCTGCTTCAGTTTCTCCAGACCGCTCCCGACCCCGAACCAACCGGGCAGATAAAACCGCGCCTGCGTCCATGAGAACACCCATGGAATGGCGCGGAGATCGCTGATGGAAAATCCCTTCTTGCCAGTCCGTCGGGCGGGGCGGGAACCGATGCGCGAGTTTTCCAGAGCGTCGATCACCGTCGCCTGACGGTAGAATTCGATGAATCCCTCCGCCTTGAGGAAATTCTGGTACGCCGCCTGGCTGGTATCGCCGAGCCGTGCCATGAACGCCTGGCACGGGTCTTCCACCGGGGGCAGGTGACGATGATGCGCCGTCGTCACCGCCGCACCGGCGAGAAGAAGTTCCAAATTGTAAGTCGCGTTTGCGAGGTTCGCATACTTCTGGGCGATGGTCTCACCCTGTTCGGTCATGCGGAAGCCGCCGCTCATCGCTCCGTTCGGCAGCGCGGCCATGAACCAGTGCGTGGGCCCCGCTCCACGGGAGATCGTGCCGCCCCGGCCGTGGAAAAAGCACAGGTTCACCCCGCTGTCCCGACCTACCTGGGTGAGGGCTGTCTGCGCGCGTTGAAGCGCGAACTGGGCCGCCAGGATTCCACAGTCCTTGTTGGAATCCGAGTAGCCGAGCATCACCTGCTGGTTCCCGTCCGCCGGTGAACGGCGGGTGAGGGGATGTTCCAGGAATGCCTTGAGGATTCCCGGCGAGCGGTCCAGATCATCCATCGTCTCGAAGAGCGGCACGACCTGCAGCGGACACACCAGCCCCTCGGGCGTCAGATCGACAAGGCCCGCCTCCCGCGCCAGCAGATAAACTCCGAGCAGATCGGAGAGCTTGCGGGTCATGGAGACGATGAGTGCTCCCACCCCGTTTGTTCCCCAGTGTTTGCGGTGCCTTACCAGCACCCGGTAGGTGTCCAGCACATCGTCCGCTTCGGTGCCCACGCGCAGGTCGTTATGGATGAACGGCCGGGTGGAGAGCAGTTCGGTATTGAGGAAATCCAGCCGACGCTCCTCGGGCCAGCTCGCGTAGTTCTCCCCGTCCTCCACTCCGGCGGCGGTCAGCAACTGGCTGATCGCCTTGTCGTGGAATTCCGAGTTCTGGCGGATGTCCAGCGTCGCCAGATGGAAGCCGAACATCTCCAGCTTGTGACGGATGGGACGGATGGCATCCTCCTCCAGCATGTGGCACCCCGCTCCGGCGAGGGTGCGGGACAGCAGGTTCAGATCGTCCGTCAGGCACGCGGTGTTGCGATAGCCCGGCTTGCCCTTGATCTGCTCGCGCAGGCGCAGGGCCATCAGCAGGGCGAGCTGCCTCCACGGCTCCTCTTCGTGGCGGTGGAGGATTTCCTTCACTGCCTCGGGGGATTCCACCGTTTTCGCAAGATGGTCGATGCGGGCCTGGAGTTCGCCAGGAACCGGGGTGAGGTAACGGGACAGCGTGAGCTGCGTGGAAAGTTCCGCCAACTCGCGTTCCAACAATTTGAAAGCCGAGTGCCGCAGTTCCTTCAGGGTTTTTTCCGTCACCTCGGGAGTCACCAGCGGATGCCCGTCGCGGTCGCCGCCGATCCAGGTGCCGAAGATCAGGCGCGGGATGTTGCCCGCCGAGCGCAACATTTCCAGCGGCAGCCCGGCATCCCGCCAGGCTTCGGTGAAATGCAGGTCGAGCCGGTTGATCGCCGCGGGGAAAAGGTCGCGCAGGTAGTGCGTCGCATTCCGCAATTCGCTGGTGATGTCCGGGCGGACCAGGTGGATCTCCGCGGTGCGCCACAAGGTTTCCAGCGTCGTCACCACCCGCTCGCGGATGCGGCGTCGCTCGCGCTCCGTATATTTGGGAAACTCATTCCGCACCATTTCGCCATACAAGGCGCGGTGGCGCTCGCGGATGCTGGAGCGCTTCGCCTCGGTCGGGTGGGCGGTGAGGACCGGTTCCACCTGCACGTCCTTCAGAACGGCGAGAATCTGCTCCGGAGTGAGACCCATCCCCTTCAGATCGCGCAGCGCCTGCGGCCACAGGCCCCGGATGGACTCCGCGCCCAGCGCTTTTTCCCGCTCCCGGCGGATCTCGGCGGCCACGCGTTCCTCAACCATGTTGAGCAACTGGAAACCGATCGAATAAAGCTGCGGCAGTCCTTCCGGTGCGGCAGAGATGTCCGGAACGCGGCCCGACCACGGCAGATAGGGCAGCAATTCCGTCTCTCCCGTGCTCACCAAGGCATCCTCCAGGCAACCCAGCAGGTATTGCAGGCGCTCGTCGATGAGGTCGAATCCTTCGAGCCGGAGTTGTTCGCGGGTGGAGTTGCTGGCGGTATCAGTCATGGGCGCGCGGGATTTAGCACGAACCAAGCCGAATCGGAAAGCGCATAGAAATTCGAAGACGGATTTCTTTTTTCCGTCATTTGTCCGATGACTGTGACAAAAACATGACAAGTGCGGGGGAAATCCTGTCACTCTCTCCCGCGATGGCCACTGCCCGGGCACC
Protein-coding regions in this window:
- a CDS encoding dihydrofolate reductase family protein — protein: MKTQYYTATSLDGFLATEDDSLEWLFPLGNINDSSYPEFIGEVGALAMGSSTYEWMLRHAEQVTAETGSPWPYSQPVWVFTSRPLSPVEGADIRFVKGDVRLVYSQMREAAAGKNIWVVGGGDLAGQFHDAGLLDEIIVQVGSATLGKGKPLFPRRVLSPVLRLVSVRQMGSGMAELRYEVAGKTGEDDTLTTP
- a CDS encoding GNAT family N-acetyltransferase; this translates as MTIRRYLLGDEHDVWDVYFRATHESNSRDCHQDLLHRWAPADQDMGEWRERCILKSPFLAMVDDRIVGLAELEKDGFVDYFYVSPDFQGQGIGSGLLVRLEEEARGMGLPRLTAEVSLTAKDFFESRGFVVTEARMNLIIGHPAPNFAMTKEL
- a CDS encoding DMT family transporter, yielding MHLKNDDSFDRRSISWMLASVVLFATNTLTIRAVALHFPGADGWVAMLFRGTVGIAVVFALFGFGRGLNPMRLFKGRLIVTRGIVGALSTVAFYITVIKLGAGRAVIINLTYPIFASIIAAVWLKEHLNRAAMAWMLVGFCGLVVFLSDNGRLGAPAPYDWLALAGAVGSGWVIVIIRRLRHEEHPATIYASQAVYSIAIAAPAVVKLPVLPAAAWVGLAAGAVIVTFAQLIMTRAYQFMSVSRGSSLQMLLPLTTAVGSFLIFGERFHAIQMAGGALTLLATWRVVMAR
- a CDS encoding Fur family transcriptional regulator; this encodes MNPVVKETIERCRQAGLRRTKALEELISTLLESARPMTLTELATSKRLTEQCDKATVFRLLQRLAEHSVVRRLGLHERAAYFTLLVPGKHSDYLICTSCGSIEPIKAPCPVHQLEDEIREKTGFRNLYHELEFFGVCPKCA
- a CDS encoding autotransporter-associated beta strand repeat-containing protein; protein product: MKPNRSNPLHLRILAAGFTSLIVLSGSAPAADVFKANNPLNLNQTSSWVSGSLPTAADVAVWDNTVTGAMNPGLGADASWLGIKVLNPTGLVSIGTGTSALTLGASGINMAAATENLVLAPGTLNLTTNQTWNVAAGREIRLAGISPGLANSNVDGTGVVTVQGGGTVDANQGTAAGTGLAGFSGKWIIENNTTLRGTGTGALAWGTSTAADTITLKGGTLAVGGLSGTDASYTWPQPISLADATTSRISGQNTAVGATARELILTGAITGTGNLNFGKTQTGGQVFVLNNLSNTAGVRNNVMGTGTITVTGVTLQPRAAGTNNVIIHNNNIKLVGGTLISDDAQQTFAGTITLEGVNNVQARWNDKPVTFTGALVDGTAPGSLTLLGGITKLHGVNSYTGWTTQDGGQLSVTPDTVGATSSIASLRTRSDVLLGNNVLFNITSGTLLQRMTNGFWIKASGTGAVGRLTSSSGTLNLSSVDANWVTTTGILTGADHQIQTPIVDFNGSTPLLLTKSGVNNVALTTANTHTGGTTVNAGRVQANNAASFGTGTVTVASGGQAWLNAIGGTYTNNFTITGAGPTETLTTPVAGDTNYGAIRFNNNTISGNVTVGTGGARITGVSAGGTITGTLTGSEPLEINSTDAAAANANGTVTLAGNASGYTGTVTVSRGGLTIGGAFGGSVVKNSGTTLTVNGTHAGAHTHTTGILQGTGTFSTGLTLNGATPADVLNIVPGALHVTGGLTLSGTTTVRASGLGGNIPVIHYTGALTGTSANLFLENAASFRPGTQFNTSVPGIITLDVVGVPITWTGSINRDWNTTVSNWDKSGSPDKYFQSDIVTFNDAGSGTINIIGNIAPRSITINNTGSNHYTFSGDANNLISGTTGITKTGDANLTLTSSNSFLGAVSLGSGTDSGGLSTFAARQVYSGGTTISGNGTVLDLTAGGGAGGVIRGTVNITNGGILRLTTGDATGYSGGSDSITVMNISNGGALEINNGANNQTFGNMAITMKGGNITKGEGAAAYNGSFDMFNGSASITTLASPDTSIIESGVNIGLRQPNTVITTAAGTTSTGIDLQINGSINNSPISFANPNLTKEGPGTLCLNNYAVSGIGNSTVYTGTTTINAGTLMVGDGGTNGIIGTGPIVDNGTLAFNRSDDLAPANVITGTGALVQQGTGVLTLTGGGTRSGDTVVNAGRLNIGATPFTASTFRVNAGGTLGTNVAPANSTGTIAGLSFNGGTASLRVNSTTSDKLAVTATNGFSVASPSSISLIPSGNLQLNDVIPLIDYEGAIGGASGFAGLSIVASGNPHLAFTLQNNLVDTRVEAKVTAADTLVWAGNVDGFWDEEATPNWKTSSNGSSSKFYDFDRVRFTDAAGAANTTVTLAGEIIPNTVEFDSTFDYLLEGEGIHGVATLVKNNTGKTTLNNPNTYTGPTTINAGTLELGDQGDLGATAITNNSILVYNRTDAPVFDQVISGTGQLVKRGTGSVTLDGASTFSGPVLVEEGTLIVGNGTPLGGVASGVTVANGAELNINGKTLPVGETVSFAGIGTAGGNGFSLKGGGLIQGTVNLSGDATVGDLGTGTLNFGTGGAPVNITGAHTLTKAGADKVWYRAPENGAGNTLGALVINGGTFGIEANDNGLNGVPVTVNAGGIFAAWAKADGLTPSSQNNAITLNGGAVGADFSGVTWTGPVTLTADSGLGAAGSGMNFTISGVISQTGGSFGLTKTETSTATLTAINTYTGNTTVNAGGINLADNAGLKFVIGANGVNNKITGAGTAIIDGDFTLDLTGAATANGNSWTLVDTATKTFGSTFTIQGLTESGDVHTGVIGGNVWTFTEATGVLSVATSSGGYNSWVANYPTLPVNQRGPNADYDADGLSNLLEYTLGGSPVLVDAASIAPTGTRSGSSFVVTFKRSDASEADTTQTVQYGSDLAGWTNVPIGASPGAGMVVITENAPTAELDTVTVTIPTSGNTKFFARLRVTQP